One stretch of Oncorhynchus keta strain PuntledgeMale-10-30-2019 chromosome 16, Oket_V2, whole genome shotgun sequence DNA includes these proteins:
- the LOC127907891 gene encoding C-type lectin domain family 12 member B-like yields the protein MSKVINAEPDRNKKVKFDRGEMEERIVDIYVSADTLRDGETSTKREETAHTAPDNGPGDQRTKPDRSGKRPSLVAAVFLGLLCVLLAGIIGLSVCYNRDITDSEDKRNNLFQSFSLFKINATEERDQLQTRYNNLTKERDQLQTERVFLSERLFNLKQTCPAGWQKFESSWYFLSTESKTWKGSREDCLERGADLVIINSDKEQELSVKH from the exons ATGTCAAAGGTCATCAATGCTGAACCAGATAGGAACAAGAAGGTCAAGTTTGACAGAggtgagatggaggagaggattgTAGATATCTACGTCAGTGCAGACACCCTGAGAGACGGTGAGACCAGCAccaagagagaagagacagcacACACTGCCCCTGATAATGGACCAGGAGACCAGCGaacaa AGCCTGATAGGTCAGGGAAGAGACCCTCCCTAGTTGCTGCAGTGTTTCTGGGGCTGCTGTGTGTTCTCCTGGCTGGGATCataggcctgtctgtctgct ATAACAGAGACATCACAGATTCTGAGGATAAAAGGAATAACTTGTTCCAGAGTTTCTCCCTTTTTAAAATCAACGcaactgaagagagagaccagctccagaccagatacaacaacttgactaaagagagagaccagctacagactgAGAGAGTTTTTCTTAGCGAGAGGCTTTTTAATCTCA AACAAACCTGTCCTGCTGGCTGGCAGAAGTTTGAATCCAGTTGGTACTTCCTGTCTACTGAGTCTAAAACCTggaaggggagcagagaggactgtctggagagaggagcagacctgGTGATCATAAACAGTGATaaggaacag GAACTATCGGTaaaacactga